One Hevea brasiliensis isolate MT/VB/25A 57/8 chromosome 6, ASM3005281v1, whole genome shotgun sequence genomic window, gatattatttaatattttgattttagTTAAAGCGTTacctttttataatattaaaagagtagttcacaaaaaattatttcgTCTAATTTTTAGAAATTGAGAAAGCGTTTTAATTATGGTCAATAAAATGATAtcactatttttacatttaataattaatccAACAGTTATTTTTACCGATTACTTTTactttaaatcactatataaacagTTAACCATTAACAATTAACCGTTATTAAAATAGTTGATTCCTATTAAAATAGCTAACAACTAATAAAATAGCTAATATTATTTAATAGCACCTTAATCATTGAATAAACTGAATCATTGACAATTAACCGTTATTGCTGAATTCAACAAACTCAAGCAATTAAATTGTTACTGCTAGTTAAGTATTTATCAtgtaacataaataaataaatatttaaagtttaatatttcattttcttaaaaaattattattatattgaaagaaaaataaaaacagaATTTATAGGCATTTGGTATCCCTTTTAATATAATTTCAGGAAGCTATTAATGGTTTAGTGTGGAAGTGACAAACGGGTCAAGCATCTTCAATAACGTGAATTTGGATTCAAGTAAATCTGGATATGTTAACTTAGCAAAGTATAGCTAGTCTCAAGTTCGGTATAAAGTAGAGGGTTATGATAAGTTAACAGCTAGGGTAAAACTTAGTCAAGATATGAGATAAGTATTATATAaaagtttataatttttaaatattaatacagAATTAGTATCGAACAGAGCTTAAtggtaaaaaaaaatattaattatacagCTAAGTAACCTCCAATTTGAGATTAAACATTAATTATTGTTGTTTATTTGAATTCAAGTCACCTCAAAACAGTAAGTTGAGTTGAATCAATAATATTAAATCTGGATTTGAGCAATCAATAATCAGCTAGAGATGCTAGCTATTAGGCCTAGTTAAGGGTCGGTTTTGAATCTAAATTGGCAATTCTGATTCAAGATTTAGAAGAATCAAAATTGACTCTTCAAGATTCCTTTCAGTTGAGTTTTAGTTTTAGTTTTAGTTTTGATtccattttgattttgattttgataaGATCTagtttaatttttctttcttttttttttaaaaaataaagaatcaGAATCAAATCAGCTAATCCAATCCAAATCAATatcgattttaattaatttgattttgatggaattcagAACAGGCATTTTACCAAGTCTAGTTGCTATAGTAGAAAGTTGAAGTGTCAAAATTGTTATAAATACATCACCAAAAGATCTTAACCTATATTAATTTCCAAGCAACCTCATCAACCTAGAAAGAGAACCTCATAAATGAGTCTCCTCTTCTCTCCCCTTCACTACAAGTGTCTTTCTTGACTATAGTGGTCTTGAATATCAATTAATTAAGAGATTATTATGTGTATTCGATGTACATTTATCATCTTTCATAATCATATTGAACTCACTCTCCACGTTATAAAGAGAGGTCACTTTTTTATGAGGAAAGAAATACTACTTTTATCTGGATCAGAAATATTCTATAATCTTCCCAATTAATCACGTTATAGGCAGCAAGACGCTAAGTGTTCTAGGTCTGCAAGTTGGACACCTGTGCTTTGCCCTTTCAGCAGAATGGTtaaaaaaccttttttttttctataactTAAGTGACGGTTTAGTTGAACTTTTGCTCTTCAACTATCAATAATTGATTGAgcaactatatatatatttttaacaatttactttaattaatatttaaatgtgAAACCTTGTAATTTTAAAAATAGCTCTAATAAGATTAATATAAAAGCAtgcttttatattttaaaaaaaaaaattgttatgaACATATCAGcttataagaaaaaaattaaatttcaaaataattaaaaatacctATTAATAATTTAACAATAGAACAcactatttttaatattttttaaattttaatatatatatatatatatatagtcaaatacacataaattaattaaaattatgaaaataaacaaataaagtaAATAATAATGTTAGATAATAATTTTATAGGTGCATATTTATgtatttctaaaaattaatttaaaattaaaaaaacttaattattcatgcatgataaataatatttgttgtataatatataataaaaataaaaataaattatttgcaaTTTTATAATTTGACCAGCACTACGTCAATCAATGAATTATCAAGAAGTTGATAATTAATTACAACCGCTGATTATAAATAGTTAATCTtgctaattaataattaattgatAAATCGTTAATAATTGATCATTATCAagcaatttaataattattagtcaagtatttttatataatataaataaataaatatttaaattttaatactttattttttaaaaaatcattattatatttaaaaagtttttcttttgtttttgttttaattttgattttaattttgatttcatttttatttaattaaatttaataattaaattttttatttttttattttcttttaaaattaaactaattaatttcgGTGTAGTTCTAATTAActcaatattgattttaattaatttgattttgatgGATTTCAATACTCTTTACCTGCTGCTATAGAAAACCCTGCACATTTGGCGTAAATTTGAAGGGCTAAAAATTGTTATAAATACATCACCAAAGGCTCTTGACCCATTCAAGTAACTTCATCGATCTACAAAGAGAAACCCATAGAAATGAGTCTCCTCTTCTCCCCTTTACTGCAAGCGTCTTTCTTGATTATCCTTGTCTCTTTCAAATGCATATTTCCCTTTTTGGAGTCTGCCGCTTTGAACTTAGAGACTGATAAGCAAGCCTTGATCTCCTTCAGGTCTCAAATAAGCTCAGAATCTCCCTACTCTCCAACTTCATGGGACCAGAAATCGTCCCCTTGCAACTGGACAGGAGTTGCCTGCAACAGATTTGGCCACAGAGTCGTTGGCCTCAACTTGTCCAGCTTGGGACTTTCTGGGTCCATAAGCCCTTATATTGGCAATCTCTCCTTTCTTCATTCCCTCGAGCTTCAAAACAATCAACTTACAGGAACTCTTCCTGACGAAATTTGTAATCTTTCTGGGCTGAGATTCTTGAACCTTAGTTCCAACAGCTTGCGAGGTACGATACCATCGAATGTTAGCAAGTTGACGGAGCTCAGAGTGCTTGACATATCAATGAATCAGATTACAGGAAGATTTCCTGAAGAGCTCACCTCGCTTGCCAACATCCAAATTTTGAACCTGGGGCGAAACCTTCTTTGGGGTAACATTCCACCATCTATAGCAAATCTTTCGACACTAGAGGATTTGATCTTAGGCACAAATACTCTTAGTGGCATCATACCTAGGGATTTAAGCCGTCTTCGAAACTTGAAGGTTCTTGATCTCACCATAAACAATCTCAGTGGTACAGTTCCGGCCACCATTTACAACATGTCTTCTCTAGTTAATTTGGCCTTAGCTTCCAACCTGCTGTGGGGTAAAATTCCAAGTGATGTTGGAGTGACACTTCCAAATCTTTTGGTCTTCAATTTCTGCATCAATAAGTTCACTGGAACAATTCCTGGTTCTTTGCACAATCTCACAAATATAAAGGTCATTCGTATGGCTCATAATCTTTTGGAAGGAACAGTGCCGCCAGGTTTAGGAAATCTTCCACTCCTGGAAATGTACAATATTGGTTGCAATAGAATTGTCAGCTCAGAAAACAGTGCTCTAGGTCCTCTAGGATTCCTCATTTCCTTAACAAACAGCACCCGTCTAAAATTCCTGGCCATTGATGGCAACCTTTTGCAGGGTGTCATTCCAGAATCTGTTGGTAATCTTTCCAAGGATCTCTCGAAGTTATACATGGGAGACAATCGTATATATGGTACTATACCAGCCTCAATTGGTCATCTTAGTAGCCTGACTTTGTTAAATTTGAGCTACAACTCTATCACTGGTGAAATCCCGACTGAAATTGGTCAATTGGAGAACCTGCAAATGTTGGGTCTCGCTGGAAATCGAATTGCTGGGAGGATCCCAGATTCCCTTGGTAATCTCCAGAAGTTAAACCAGATTGATTTATCAGGAAATGAATTGATGGGGAGAATACCCACTGCTTTCGGGAATTTCCATAGTCTTCTTTCCATGGACTTGTCCTCCAACAAGCTCAATGGAACCATACCCAGAGAAATTCTCAATCTCCCCAGCTTGAGTATGATCTTTAACTTGTCTAACAACTTCCTGAATGGGAGTTTGCTCCAGGAAATTGGGCTTCTGGAAAGTGTTGTTACCATTGACCTCTCTAACAACCGTTTATCAGGCGATATTCCCAGCTCACTAAGAAACTGCAAGAGCTTGGAGGAATTCTACATGGCCAGAAATTCATTCTCAGGCCCTATCCCAAGCACTCTTGGAGAAATAAAAGGCCTGGAAACTCTAGACCTTTCCTATAACCATCTTTCTGGCTCCATCCCTCTTGAACTCGGAAAACTAAAGGCTCTTATGTCCTTAAACCTTGCTTTTAATGACCTAGAAGGAGTTGTTCCCTGTGATGGGATATTTTCAAATCTCTCTAGAGTTCAATTAGAAGGCAACCCAAAGCTTTCCTTGCATCTCGCATGTCAGAATGCTCGAGATCGTGGAAGAACACTAATCAAAGTTTGTGTCGTCATCTCTATCATGGCAACTTTGGCTTTGTGCTTCTCTATTGGTTCATTATTCTATATAAGGAGAAGCAAAGCGAAGATTGCTTTATCTTCCAGCTTGATCAAGGAGCATCATCAATTAGTTTCATACCATGAACTCCGCCAAGCAACTGGGAACTTCAACGAGCAAAATTTGATTGGAAATGGGAGCTTTGGGTCAGTGTATAAGGGGTGTCTTGGAGATGATTCTGTGGTAGCAATCAAGGTACTTGACATCAAACAGGTCGGCTTTGAAAAGAGTTTTCTTGCAGAGTGTGAGGCTTTAAGGAGTGTTAGACATCGAAATCTTGTTAAGCTGATCACATCTTGCTCTAGCGTGGACtttaaaaatgaaga contains:
- the LOC110647106 gene encoding probable LRR receptor-like serine/threonine-protein kinase At3g47570; this encodes MSLLFSPLLQASFLIILVSFKCIFPFLESAALNLETDKQALISFRSQISSESPYSPTSWDQKSSPCNWTGVACNRFGHRVVGLNLSSLGLSGSISPYIGNLSFLHSLELQNNQLTGTLPDEICNLSGLRFLNLSSNSLRGTIPSNVSKLTELRVLDISMNQITGRFPEELTSLANIQILNLGRNLLWGNIPPSIANLSTLEDLILGTNTLSGIIPRDLSRLRNLKVLDLTINNLSGTVPATIYNMSSLVNLALASNLLWGKIPSDVGVTLPNLLVFNFCINKFTGTIPGSLHNLTNIKVIRMAHNLLEGTVPPGLGNLPLLEMYNIGCNRIVSSENSALGPLGFLISLTNSTRLKFLAIDGNLLQGVIPESVGNLSKDLSKLYMGDNRIYGTIPASIGHLSSLTLLNLSYNSITGEIPTEIGQLENLQMLGLAGNRIAGRIPDSLGNLQKLNQIDLSGNELMGRIPTAFGNFHSLLSMDLSSNKLNGTIPREILNLPSLSMIFNLSNNFLNGSLLQEIGLLESVVTIDLSNNRLSGDIPSSLRNCKSLEEFYMARNSFSGPIPSTLGEIKGLETLDLSYNHLSGSIPLELGKLKALMSLNLAFNDLEGVVPCDGIFSNLSRVQLEGNPKLSLHLACQNARDRGRTLIKVCVVISIMATLALCFSIGSLFYIRRSKAKIALSSSLIKEHHQLVSYHELRQATGNFNEQNLIGNGSFGSVYKGCLGDDSVVAIKVLDIKQVGFEKSFLAECEALRSVRHRNLVKLITSCSSVDFKNEEFLALVYEFLGNGSLKDWIKGKRKKENGGGLNLVERLNVVIDIASAIDYLHHDCDVPVVHCDLKPSNILLDEDLTAKVGDFGLARLLMEKAGDQTSISSTHVLKGSIGYIPPEYGLGVKPSIAGDAYSFGVLLLELFTGKSPIDDNLMGEQNLVGWVQSAFPAKLLQVLDPELLLLMDILVHDGRPISPELQQECVITILGVGLSCTAGSPDSRINIRNALRKLQDTRGSLLNHVPTMKASKSQNNHGY